AGATGACGAAACCGCCGGGCTTTGCCAGATCAAACGCAACACGCGATAAAACGCTATAGGCCGCCAATCCATCCCCTTCATCGGTCAGGGCAAGACGGGGATCAAACTTTTGCACCTCCGGCGAAAGGGTCGTCATCTCGTCGGCGGTGATGTAGGGCGGGTTTGACATCACAAGATCAAATCCCTCGGCGCGGTCTTTGTCATCAAGTGCGCTGTCCCAATCCGAGACGCGGAATTCGACCACATGATCAAGCTCAAGCAGCTTGGCATTTTCACGTGCACAGGCCACCGCACCCGCGCTCAGATCAAGTCCGATACCCGTCGCGCCTGGCAGATCGCCAACTGCAGACAACAACAAACACCCCGTCCCGGTGCCAAAATCAACGATCCGCGGCGCATCTGAATCTTCAAGGAAATCAATCGCCCATTCGACAAGTGTTTCACTATCCGGGCGGGGCTCAAGCGTTTCGGGTGACAGCTTGAAGGTATGGCGCCAGAAATCACGTTCGCCCAATATACGCCCGACCGGTTCATGCCCAACGCGGCGCGCAATCATGCCCCGAAAGGCTTCTGCCTTGTCATCAGGCACAATATCTTCGGGCCATGCGCTGATCCGGCCCCCATCAACACCCGCAGCCCGGGCCAAAAGAATACGCGCATCCATCCGAGCGTTTTCAATACCGGCATCGGTTAAGGCCGCAACGGCCTCAGCCATCAGGCTGCCAAGGGTCGATGGGGTGTCAGAAGACATGATCAGCTTTCAATCTCGGCAAGCTTCTGGGCCTGCTCTTCGGCGATCAGGGCATCAATCATTTCATCAACTGCCGGACCACCGGCAATGAAATCATCCAGGCGATAAAGTGTGAGGTTAATGCGATGATCGGACACGCGCCCTTGCGGGAAGTTATAGGTGCGAATGCGTTCCGAACGGTCGCCCGATCCGACCTGTGATTTACGATCAGCCGCGCGTTCGCTGTCCTTGCTTTCGCGTTCCTGATCATAAAGACGCGACATCAGCATCTTCATGGCTTTTTCTTTGTTCTTGTGCTGCGACTTTGCTTCCTGACTCGCGGCAACCACGCCAGTCGGGATATGGGTAATGCGCACGGCACTGTCGGTAGTGTTAACGTGCTGACCACCCGCACCCTGCGAGCGGTAGGTATCAATACGCAGATCCTTGGGATCGATCTTGATGTCGACTTCTTCGGCCTCTGGCAGCACGGCCACGGTCGC
Above is a window of Thalassospira sp. ER-Se-21-Dark DNA encoding:
- the prmC gene encoding peptide chain release factor N(5)-glutamine methyltransferase — translated: MSSDTPSTLGSLMAEAVAALTDAGIENARMDARILLARAAGVDGGRISAWPEDIVPDDKAEAFRGMIARRVGHEPVGRILGERDFWRHTFKLSPETLEPRPDSETLVEWAIDFLEDSDAPRIVDFGTGTGCLLLSAVGDLPGATGIGLDLSAGAVACARENAKLLELDHVVEFRVSDWDSALDDKDRAEGFDLVMSNPPYITADEMTTLSPEVQKFDPRLALTDEGDGLAAYSVLSRVAFDLAKPGGFVIFEIGRGQEKDVGQMLVEAGFVGVEYREDLGGIVRCVAAKKTRCSVGRCII